The region TTTAAAAACAAGACGGTGGGGCTCAATGCTGTGAAGTTTTTCTTGCCCCCTGTGTCCGTAGTAGGAAAAAGTTACTGTATGCTTTTGTTCCATTGCGGATTTAACAATATCCAATACCTTGTTTAAATCTTTACCTCTTATCCACGAGGATAGGTCAAAGAAAATTTGATCTGTTTTTACAGTTATATCATCCGCCAGTTCTTCAGATATAAAGCTTCTTAACTTAGCATGTGCTGTTGTAATATCTTTACCCGACAGCGCACTTTGAACAACTCCAAGTCCCATCAGCATTGTACTAATATCATCTGCTGTAAAGATACCTTTTTCTATTTTATATTGTTCTATAATACTGATTCCTCCGCCGATACCAGAAGTGGTTAATATCGGAATCCCGGCTACATTAATTGCTTCAATATCCCGATAAATTGTTCGAAGCGATACCTCAAACATTTCTGCAAGCTCTTTTCCTGTTACTTTTTCCCTTTGTAAAAGTAGCATTACGATTGCTAGCATTCGTTCAAACTTCATAATTACACCTTGTACTTTATTTTAATTGACTGACATATAGATGTCAACAATACTTGGTTATAATAGAAATAAACCCAACAGGAGGATATTCGTATTGAAAAAACTATTTTTATCTTCATCGTTTAAGGATGTTGCAAATTTGTTCCCAGAGTTCGCATCCAGCGATTTAACAGAAAAAACTGTAACCTTTATTCCCACTGCTGCATTACACGAAAAAATGAATTTCTACGTAAAGTCAGGCAGGAAAGCACTGGAGAAACTGGGGCTTAAAGTGGATGAACTGGAGATTTCCACAGCAACGCAATCTGATATATTAAGCAAACTGCAAAACAACGATTTTATTTATGTTTCTGGTGGAAATACCTTCTTTTTACTTCAAGAGCTACGAAGAGTGGGAGCTGACAAAATAATTATGGAGCAAATCGAATCCGGGAAGATTTATATTGGTGAATCAGCTGGTTCAATGATTCTATCTCCCAATATTGAATATGTGAAAGATATGGACGATTACAAGAAGGCTAATGATTTAACTAACTTTAATGCCTTAAACATTATTGATTTTTATCCATTACCACACTATAATTGTTTCCCATTTCAGAAAACAGTAGAAAAAATTATTTCTAAGTATAAAGACACTTTGGTTTTGACACCTATTAATAACTCTCAAGTAATACTGATTAATGGTAGTGATATAAGAATTGGCGAATAAGTGCGAAGTCACTTTGTCGCACCGAACCAGTAGGGTGAGTGTGCATCCCTCGGAGAGTTTTTGATTTATAGGAAATTGTATTGTAATTTCCTATAAATTAAAAAAGCACCCTCTTTCAGGGTGCCACACTTTTACCTAACTGCTACAGCTATTAATTTTACTAATTTTTTAAAGCCGTTAACCGGAATCGAACCGGTGACCTATTCATTACGAGTGAATCGCACTACCGACTGTGCTATAACGGCATAATATTTTGATATGATTTAAAATTAAACCTATCCTCGAGGCGACAAGATTCGAACTTGCGGCTTCTACGTCCCGAACGTAGCGCTCTACCAAACTGAGCCACGCCTCGAATTGTGACTGTTGTATGTACAAGGAAAAAGAAGCAGGTCGCTATGATATTATGCTACAATTTATTTTAATTGTCAAGACCAAATAAAGGAAAATAATTCAATTAAATTAGCTATAACATTAGATGAAACCAAGGAAGATAGTATCTCAAAAAAGAACTTTTTGATCTATCTCCTTGGTTCACTCATGTAGTTAAATAATAACGTAAGTTTTATTTATCGATGCTCTCCCATATAACAAATACCGATTGCACCAGGACCGGAATGAGCTCCAATACTTGGGCTTACTGTATTCACAATAATGTCGTCGGTATGTAACTTTTCCTTTATGAGATTTACTAAGAAATTAGCATCCTCTTCGACATCTCCATGTACAACACAGATAACATTATTCTCGTTCTTATATTTTCCCATGGTAGATAGCATATTATCCACTAATGTAGCTAGTGATTTCTTTCTTCCACGAGTAGTTCCATTCGATACAAGCTGACCTTCGTTGTTAACGACCAAAATAGGCTTAATATTTATCATAGATCCTACAATAGCTGTTGCCTTAGAAACTCGACCACCTCTATGAAGATGATGTAAATCATCTACGGTAAATTGAACACAAAATTCTAATTTATGTTCTTCAATCCAGGCAGCTACTTCATCGATACTCTTGCCCTGCTCTCTCATCGCGGCAGCTTTCATTATAACCATACCTTGACCTAAGGATACATTCAAGGTATCAATAACAATAATCTTAGCGCCTTCATTTTCCTCACATACTTCTTTTGCACCTACCATAACATTGTTACAGCCACCACTAAGTGCAGATGAAAAACTAATATGAAGAACATCATACCCCTCACTAACATATTTCTGAAAGGTTTCGCGAATTACGGCAGGGTTACTTGCCATAGTTGTTGGCATAACACCTGCACGCATTTTATCATAGAATTCTTTCGCAGATAATAAATGGTCCTCCCCGTAAGTTATGCCTTCTAAATCATAATAATGAGAGATAATACCAATATTTTTCTCTTTAATGTAGGATGGCAATAAATCCGAATTGGAATCTGTTGTAATGACAAACTCTTTCATTTGGTCCTATCCTTTCCTTTCTCTACCGATTAGTAACAAACAATGATGCCGCCTTCATTTGCATATAAGCTAGAAATACCGCCCGTGTTTGCTATAAAACATTTTGCAAAAGGAATACACTTCATAATTTCTTCTTTTACAAATATTGCACGTTCAAAATTATTACAGTGTGAAATGCCAAGAACACGGTTCTTTGCATCAA is a window of Lachnoclostridium phytofermentans ISDg DNA encoding:
- a CDS encoding helix-turn-helix transcriptional regulator; amino-acid sequence: MKFERMLAIVMLLLQREKVTGKELAEMFEVSLRTIYRDIEAINVAGIPILTTSGIGGGISIIEQYKIEKGIFTADDISTMLMGLGVVQSALSGKDITTAHAKLRSFISEELADDITVKTDQIFFDLSSWIRGKDLNKVLDIVKSAMEQKHTVTFSYYGHRGQEKLHSIEPHRLVFKD
- a CDS encoding Type 1 glutamine amidotransferase-like domain-containing protein encodes the protein MKKLFLSSSFKDVANLFPEFASSDLTEKTVTFIPTAALHEKMNFYVKSGRKALEKLGLKVDELEISTATQSDILSKLQNNDFIYVSGGNTFFLLQELRRVGADKIIMEQIESGKIYIGESAGSMILSPNIEYVKDMDDYKKANDLTNFNALNIIDFYPLPHYNCFPFQKTVEKIISKYKDTLVLTPINNSQVILINGSDIRIGE
- a CDS encoding DegV family protein, giving the protein MKEFVITTDSNSDLLPSYIKEKNIGIISHYYDLEGITYGEDHLLSAKEFYDKMRAGVMPTTMASNPAVIRETFQKYVSEGYDVLHISFSSALSGGCNNVMVGAKEVCEENEGAKIIVIDTLNVSLGQGMVIMKAAAMREQGKSIDEVAAWIEEHKLEFCVQFTVDDLHHLHRGGRVSKATAIVGSMINIKPILVVNNEGQLVSNGTTRGRKKSLATLVDNMLSTMGKYKNENNVICVVHGDVEEDANFLVNLIKEKLHTDDIIVNTVSPSIGAHSGPGAIGICYMGEHR